In Diorhabda carinulata isolate Delta chromosome 6, icDioCari1.1, whole genome shotgun sequence, a single genomic region encodes these proteins:
- the LOC130894744 gene encoding intersectin-1 isoform X1 produces MMSAAGTPSTDPWVILARERARYEEQFKSLKPNNGIITGEQAKSFFLQSQLPPIILGQIWALADTDADGKMNIEEFSIACKLINLKLRGFDVPKGLPPSLLASLKGNTPPAIPPLPNTNLVHPPTRPEPPKIPPMLTTQPVVPPQQPLLPNLIGPTSSNIQGSGIQTGVIPPMSNFTTTIPTGIVPPMQSTTPLVQPLIDSVPPMPSAVPLVSGIPLSSSTVQPIMPNTALGSVPMIPPVPVNTVAPLTGPGMSPGQSVGVVSRPGATSTPRASVTSLERTHSIESVSSQPEWSVPHQTKLKYTQIFNTTDRTRSGFLSGAQARNVMVQTKLPQNILAQIWALSDMDSDGRLGCEEFVLAMHLCEQASLGHPPPTKLPPDLVPPSFRRTRTTSVSSQGSGAPVDQDPASTLLQQNSFEDKRKENFEKGQAELERRRKTLLDQQRQEREERERKEREEQEKRERARQEAERKRLEELEKQMREQQEKERLIEEEKKRQAEQREAARKEMERQRQLEWEKQRLQELQNQRQREQETVLKLKAKNQSLTIELNTLNEQVRELSQKICDTRMGVSNVKTTIDGMRSTRDSQMQEMSQLKNKLKEQNSKLLALSQEKIKLEAKNKVNTLDSEQTKRAFENKEVTIKNLKTKVEDMEGEIEGKMADIENNNSQLKDLKTDLKNLLNECEQLYTVYEVKRNTVLEMKNSNKINELDAWKTSDSWGPNVDETTSEWPTDNWSTSTDMSNLPGVVKYRALYEFVARNNDEISFQPGDIINVPKEQTGEPGWLAGEIRGHTGWFPEAYVEPIDGIGVKDDFGSNQSAGLEETEAKRLEGIAEVPEGSDTTNSFEPTPGVTQIETQPVVVDQKVSEDEIEYYIANYPYQSQEPGDLTFNAGEMIAVIKKEGDWWTGKLGDAIGIFPSNYVQKVDVNSTAAAAPTDTIVQDPAPSQPPPVLSTAVSAEAVKTALASVNAQAQADNEVSQLTNKTKEESPVQINSQVSKNKKPEIASVIAPYQSTSPEQLSLARGQLIMIRKKTDSGWWEGELQAKGRKRQVGWFPASYVKVLNSSGRISGRTTPVSTTRMQQEVVIDKVIALYPYTAGNPDELTFAKDDIISVTAREEEAWWRGELNGVSGLFPSNYVAPLQSPQVQPGINKKRRECVNEFIQTEKTYIHDMSLVHEVFEEPLRKCKLISPKEIDDIFVNWQDIIDCNKSFLRDLLNANKSGSDMIGHIICKHLPEMKAYVTFCGKQLDSAALLQKLTENSTAFREQVKKCQNNVATKGMPLSSFLIKPMQRITRYPLLINKILENTPKNHPDYKNLRQSLKISESFLNSINENVRLKENEDRLNWLQQCVQNDLNLVFDSETNKLGPRQLLHYGVFNKLKSNKELLGFLFNDFFMFVQATKSLGGQFTFQINGNVSYKIYKQPILMQHLLVTRESGENMENGTDSNRILNIHDEKNTYKISVLVHSVSECNFWMKKIENAKETCLKMFNLNLQNKRKTLPYSRRILSVTVLEAYELIVRKSGENGGIFNYWKGKTHTDNIYCKVLLGTQEQETDVAKENINNGNNIQNGAPHIPALVWNYSMQFQLRNINQENLSFVVYKQNLFSPDEFLGRAELKIKDILRDSQNHNGPLTKKLILHQVESGEITVKLDLHLFDNFF; encoded by the exons ATGATGTCTGCTGCGGGGACACCCTCAACAGATCCATGGGTGATTCTAGCTAGAGAAAGAGCTAGATACGAAGAGCAGTTTAAATCATTGAAACCCAACAATGGTATCATCACCGGAGAACAAGCTAAATCGTTTTTCTTACAATCCCAGCTACCACCCATCATATTGGGTCAGATATG GGCACTAGCAGATACTGATGCAGATGGAAAAATGAACATAGAAGAATTTTCAATAGCATGTAAgcttattaatttaaaattacgCGGTTTTGACGTTCCCAAAGGACTTCCCCCGTCTCTTCTAGCTTCCCTTAAGGGTAATACACCTCCTGCTATTCCTCCATTACCAAATACAAACCTTGTTCATCCTCCAACTAGACCTGAACCTCCTAAAATCCCCCCTATGCTGACGACACAACCGGTTGTACCACCACAACAACCGTTATTACCGAATCTAATTGGACCAACATCAAGCAATATTCAGGGAAGTGGGATTCAAACAGGAGTGATCCCACCTATGTCTAATTTTACTACAACTATTCCTACAG GAATTGTTCCACCTATGCAGTCAACTACACCTCTAGTTCAACCGCTTATTGATTCAGTACCACCAATGCCTTCCGCAGTTCCTCTAGTTTCTGGAATACCTCTTTCTTCATCTACTGTTCAACCTATTATGCCCAATACTGCTTTAGGATCAGTTCCAATGATACCCCCAGTACCGGTTAATACTGTTGCACCATTAACAGGTCCCGGTATGTCACCTGGTCAATCGGTAGGAGTGGTTAGTAGACCAGGGGCTACTAGTACACCTAGAGCTAGTGTTACCAGTTTGGAAAGGACCCATTCAATTGAATCTGTATC AAGTCAACCAGAATGGTCGGTTCCTCATCAAACAAAGTTGAAATACACACAAATATTTAATACGACCGATAGGACACGTAGTGGGTTCTTATCAGGAGCTCAAGCTAGAAATGTTATGGTACAAACGAAATTGCCACAGAATATTTTAGCGCAGATTTG GGCTTTGTCTGATATGGATTCAGATGGTCGTTTAGGTTGCGAAGAATTCGTTTTAGCTATGCATTTATGTGAACAAGCTTCTTTAGGACATCCTCCTCCAACGAAATTACCACCGGATCTTGTACCACCTTCGTTTAGAAGAACTAGAACTACTTCGGTTTCTAGTCAAGGTAGTGGTGCTCCAGTAGATCAAGATCCGGCGTCAACTTTATTGCAACAGA attcGTTTGAAGATAAGCGTaaagagaattttgaaaaaggtCAAGCGGAATTAGAACGCCGACGAAAAACGTTGTTAGATCAACAAAGACAAGAAAGAGAGGAGAGGGAAAGGAAAGAAAGGGAGGAGCAAGAGAAGAGGGAGAGAGCTAGACAAGAAGCCGAGAGGAAACGAttggaagaattggaaaagCAAATGAGGGAACAACAAGAAAAAGAACGActaatagaagaagaaaagaagagaCAAGCAGAACAAAGGGAGGCTGCTAGAAAGGAAATGGAACGACAGAGACAATTAGAATGGGAAAAACAAAGATTACAAGAATTACAGAATCAAAGACAAAGAGAACAAGAGACTGTACTCAAATTGAAAGCTAAAAATCAGAGTCTCACTATAGAATTGAATACATTGAACGAACAAGTTAGAGAACTGTCTCAAAAAATATGTGATACCAGAATGGGTGTATCGAACGTTAAAACGACCATCGACGGAATGAGATCTACAAGAGATTCGCAAATGCAAGAAATGTCTCAACTCAAAAACAAACTCAAAGAACAAAACTCCAAATTATTAGCGCTATCTCAAGAAAAGATCAAACTTGAAGctaaaaataaagtaaacaCACTAGATTCGGAGCAAACGAAGCGAGCCTTCGAAAATAAAGAAGTTACCATTAAAAATCTCAAaacaaag GTCGAGGATATGGAAGGGGAAATAGAGGGTAAAATGGCTGACATTGAAAACAACAACAGCCAATTGAAGGACCTGAAAACTGATCTGAAGAATTTATTGAACGAATGCGAACAACTTTACACAGTATACGAAGTAAAGAGAAATACGgttttagaaatgaaaaattccaataaaatcaaCGAATTAGACGCTTGGAAAACCAGTGATTCATGGGGACCCAACGTTGATGAAACTACATCGGAATGGCCGACAGATAATTGGAGTACGTCTACTGATATGTCGAATTTACCAGGGGTTGTTAAATACAGGGCGTTGTATGAATTCGTGGCGAGGAATAACGACGAAATTTCCTTTCAACCCGGAGATATTATAAAC GTGCCGAAGGAACAAACAGGAGAACCGGGATGGTTAGCTGGGGAAATCAGAGGACATACCGGTTGGTTTCCTGAAGCTTACGTCGAACCGATTGATGGTATCGGCGTAAAAGACGATTTCGGTTCGAATCAATCGGCCGGTCTCGAAGAAACTGAAGCTAAACGTTTAGA AGGGATAGCCGAAGTTCCCGAAGGATCTGATACGACTAATTCGTTCGAACCTACCCCCGGTGTTACGCAGATCGAAACCCAACCGGTTGTGGTGGATCAGAAAGTTTCTGAAGATGAAATCGAGTATTACATTGCTAATTATCCGTATCAGTCACAA GAACCAGGTGATTTAACGTTCAACGCAGGTGAAATGATAGcagtaattaaaaaagaagGCGATTGGTGGACGGGAAAACTTGGAGACGCGATCGGCATTTTCCCGAGTAATTACGTACAAAAAGTCGACGTG AATTCGACCGCCGCCGCTGCACCAACGGATACGATCGTGCAGGATCCGGCGCCTTCTCAACCGCCACCGGTGCTTTCGACGGCGGTATCCGCCGAAGCGGTAAAAACAGCTTTGGCTAGCGTCAATGCACAAGCGCAAGCCGATAACGAAGTATCACAATTAACGAACAAAACTAAAGAAGAATCTCCAGTACAGATTAATTCGCAG gtttccaaaaataaaaaaccggAAATAGCGTCGGTTATAGCGCCTTATCAATCGACCAGTCCGGAGCAATTGTCTTTAGCTAGGGGTCAGTTGATAATGATAAGGAAAAAAACCGATTCCGGTTGGTGGGAAGGGGAATTGCAGGCGAAAGGTCGGAAAAGGCAGGTCGGGTGGTTTCCGGCTAGTTACGTTAAAGTTTTGAATAGTTCCGGAAGGATAAGCGGTCGGACGACTCCGGTGTCTACTACTCGTATGCAACAGGAAGTTGTTATAG aTAAAGTGATCGCTTTGTATCCGTATACAGCTGGCAATCCTGACGAATTGACATTTGCTAAAGACGATATTATTAGTGTAACGGCTAGAGAAGAAGAGGCTTGGTGGAGGGGTGAACTTAACGGCGTTTCTGGATTGTTCCCCAGTAACTATGTCGCTCCATTACAAT CTCCCCAAGTACAGCCCGGAATAAATAAGAAACGTCGGGAATGTGTCAACGAATTTATACAAACCGAAAAAACATACATCCACGATATGTCGCTAGTCCACGAAGTTTTCGAAGAACCTCTGCGAAAATGCAAATTGATATCTCCCAAAGAAATCGATGATATTTTCGTCAATTGGCAAGATATAATCGATTGTAACAAATCTTTTTTGAGAGATTTATTAAACGCGAATAAATCTGGTAGCGATATGATCGGACATATAATTTGCAAACAC CTACCGGAAATGAAAGCTTACGTAACTTTTTGCGGTAAACAATTGGATAGTGCAGctcttttacaaaaattgacCGAAAATTCGACGGCTTTTAGGGAACaagtaaaaaaatgtcaaaataacgtaGCAACAAAAGGGATGCCTTTATcctcttttttaataaaaccaaTGCAGAGGATTACTAGGTATCCTcttctaattaataaaatattagaaaacacCCCTAAAAATCACCCAG ATTACAAAAATCTTCGacaatctttgaaaatatccgAAAGTTTTTTGAATAGCATCAACGAAAACGTCAGGTTAAAAGAAAATGAGGACAGGTTAAATTGGTTGCAACAATGTGTTCAGAACGATTTGAATTTGGTATTCGATAGCGAAACTAATAAATTGGGGCCACGTCAATTATTACATTACGgcgtttttaataaattgaagagTAACAAGGAGTTGCTCGGTTTTTTGTTCaacgatttttttatgtttgtacAGGCTACGAAAAGTTTGGGGGGCCAATTTACCTTTCAGATTAACGGAAATGTCtcctataaaatttataaacag CCAATTTTAATGCAGCATTTATTAGTAACTAGAGAAAGTggtgaaaatatggaaaacgGTACCGATTCCAATAGAATTTTGAATATACACGAcgaaaaaaatacttataagATATCGGTTCTCGTTCATTCGGTGAGCGAATGCAATTTTTggatgaaaaaaatcgaaaatgcGAAAGAAACgtgtttgaaaatgttcaatttgaatttgcaaaataaaagaaaaacac taccTTATAGTCGGAGAATATTATCGGTGACTGTACTCGAAGCTTACGAATTGATCGTAAGGAAAAGCGGCGAAAATGGCGgcatttttaattattggaaaG GTAAAACCCATACGGATAACATCTATTGCAAGGTGTTGTTGGGTACCCAAGAACAGGAAACAGACGTGgccaaagaaaatataaataacggTAATAACATACAAAACGGCGCCCCCCACATTCCGGCTTTGGTGTGGAATTACAGCATGCAGTTTCAACTCCGGAATATAAATCAAGAGAATCTTAGTTttgtcgtttataaacaaaatcttTTCAGTCCGGACG aatttttaGGACGAGCCGAATTGAAAATAAAGGATATTTTGAGGGATTCCCAAAATCACAACGGTCCCTTAACTAAAAAGCTCATCTTGCACCAAGTCGAATCCGGTGAAATAACCGTTAAATTAGATTTACATTTgttcgacaattttttttga
- the LOC130894744 gene encoding intersectin-1 isoform X2 yields the protein MMSAAGTPSTDPWVILARERARYEEQFKSLKPNNGIITGEQAKSFFLQSQLPPIILGQIWALADTDADGKMNIEEFSIACKLINLKLRGFDVPKGLPPSLLASLKGNTPPAIPPLPNTNLVHPPTRPEPPKIPPMLTTQPVVPPQQPLLPNLIGPTSSNIQGSGIQTGVIPPMSNFTTTIPTGIVPPMQSTTPLVQPLIDSVPPMPSAVPLVSGIPLSSSTVQPIMPNTALGSVPMIPPVPVNTVAPLTGPGMSPGQSVGVVSRPGATSTPRASVTSLERTHSIESVSSQPEWSVPHQTKLKYTQIFNTTDRTRSGFLSGAQARNVMVQTKLPQNILAQIWALSDMDSDGRLGCEEFVLAMHLCEQASLGHPPPTKLPPDLVPPSFRRTRTTSVSSQGSGAPVDQDPASTLLQQNSFEDKRKENFEKGQAELERRRKTLLDQQRQEREERERKEREEQEKRERARQEAERKRLEELEKQMREQQEKERLIEEEKKRQAEQREAARKEMERQRQLEWEKQRLQELQNQRQREQETVLKLKAKNQSLTIELNTLNEQVRELSQKICDTRMGVSNVKTTIDGMRSTRDSQMQEMSQLKNKLKEQNSKLLALSQEKIKLEAKNKVNTLDSEQTKRAFENKEVTIKNLKTKVEDMEGEIEGKMADIENNNSQLKDLKTDLKNLLNECEQLYTVYEVKRNTVLEMKNSNKINELDAWKTSDSWGPNVDETTSEWPTDNWSTSTDMSNLPGVVKYRALYEFVARNNDEISFQPGDIINVPKEQTGEPGWLAGEIRGHTGWFPEAYVEPIDGIGVKDDFGSNQSAGLEETEAKRLEGIAEVPEGSDTTNSFEPTPGVTQIETQPVVVDQKVSEDEIEYYIANYPYQSQEPGDLTFNAGEMIAVIKKEGDWWTGKLGDAIGIFPSNYVQKVDVNSTAAAAPTDTIVQDPAPSQPPPVLSTAVSAEAVKTALASVNAQAQADNEVSQLTNKTKEESPVQINSQVSKNKKPEIASVIAPYQSTSPEQLSLARGQLIMIRKKTDSGWWEGELQAKGRKRQVGWFPASYVKVLNSSGRISGRTTPVSTTRMQQEVVIDKVIALYPYTAGNPDELTFAKDDIISVTAREEEAWWRGELNGVSGLFPSNYVAPLQSPQVQPGINKKRRECVNEFIQTEKTYIHDMSLVHEVFEEPLRKCKLISPKEIDDIFVNWQDIIDCNKSFLRDLLNANKSGSDMIGHIICKHLPEMKAYVTFCGKQLDSAALLQKLTENSTAFREQVKKCQNNVATKGMPLSSFLIKPMQRITRYPLLINKILENTPKNHPDYKNLRQSLKISESFLNSINENVRLKENEDRLNWLQQCVQNDLNLVFDSETNKLGPRQLLHYGVFNKLKSNKELLGFLFNDFFMFVQATKSLGGQFTFQINGNVSYKIYKQPILMQHLLVTRESGENMENGTDSNRILNIHDEKNTYKISVLVHSVSECNFWMKKIENAKETCLKMFNLNLQNKRKTQLHLGPSCGRLLVLVQKGKRFISTGKTHTDNIYCKVLLGTQEQETDVAKENINNGNNIQNGAPHIPALVWNYSMQFQLRNINQENLSFVVYKQNLFSPDEFLGRAELKIKDILRDSQNHNGPLTKKLILHQVESGEITVKLDLHLFDNFF from the exons ATGATGTCTGCTGCGGGGACACCCTCAACAGATCCATGGGTGATTCTAGCTAGAGAAAGAGCTAGATACGAAGAGCAGTTTAAATCATTGAAACCCAACAATGGTATCATCACCGGAGAACAAGCTAAATCGTTTTTCTTACAATCCCAGCTACCACCCATCATATTGGGTCAGATATG GGCACTAGCAGATACTGATGCAGATGGAAAAATGAACATAGAAGAATTTTCAATAGCATGTAAgcttattaatttaaaattacgCGGTTTTGACGTTCCCAAAGGACTTCCCCCGTCTCTTCTAGCTTCCCTTAAGGGTAATACACCTCCTGCTATTCCTCCATTACCAAATACAAACCTTGTTCATCCTCCAACTAGACCTGAACCTCCTAAAATCCCCCCTATGCTGACGACACAACCGGTTGTACCACCACAACAACCGTTATTACCGAATCTAATTGGACCAACATCAAGCAATATTCAGGGAAGTGGGATTCAAACAGGAGTGATCCCACCTATGTCTAATTTTACTACAACTATTCCTACAG GAATTGTTCCACCTATGCAGTCAACTACACCTCTAGTTCAACCGCTTATTGATTCAGTACCACCAATGCCTTCCGCAGTTCCTCTAGTTTCTGGAATACCTCTTTCTTCATCTACTGTTCAACCTATTATGCCCAATACTGCTTTAGGATCAGTTCCAATGATACCCCCAGTACCGGTTAATACTGTTGCACCATTAACAGGTCCCGGTATGTCACCTGGTCAATCGGTAGGAGTGGTTAGTAGACCAGGGGCTACTAGTACACCTAGAGCTAGTGTTACCAGTTTGGAAAGGACCCATTCAATTGAATCTGTATC AAGTCAACCAGAATGGTCGGTTCCTCATCAAACAAAGTTGAAATACACACAAATATTTAATACGACCGATAGGACACGTAGTGGGTTCTTATCAGGAGCTCAAGCTAGAAATGTTATGGTACAAACGAAATTGCCACAGAATATTTTAGCGCAGATTTG GGCTTTGTCTGATATGGATTCAGATGGTCGTTTAGGTTGCGAAGAATTCGTTTTAGCTATGCATTTATGTGAACAAGCTTCTTTAGGACATCCTCCTCCAACGAAATTACCACCGGATCTTGTACCACCTTCGTTTAGAAGAACTAGAACTACTTCGGTTTCTAGTCAAGGTAGTGGTGCTCCAGTAGATCAAGATCCGGCGTCAACTTTATTGCAACAGA attcGTTTGAAGATAAGCGTaaagagaattttgaaaaaggtCAAGCGGAATTAGAACGCCGACGAAAAACGTTGTTAGATCAACAAAGACAAGAAAGAGAGGAGAGGGAAAGGAAAGAAAGGGAGGAGCAAGAGAAGAGGGAGAGAGCTAGACAAGAAGCCGAGAGGAAACGAttggaagaattggaaaagCAAATGAGGGAACAACAAGAAAAAGAACGActaatagaagaagaaaagaagagaCAAGCAGAACAAAGGGAGGCTGCTAGAAAGGAAATGGAACGACAGAGACAATTAGAATGGGAAAAACAAAGATTACAAGAATTACAGAATCAAAGACAAAGAGAACAAGAGACTGTACTCAAATTGAAAGCTAAAAATCAGAGTCTCACTATAGAATTGAATACATTGAACGAACAAGTTAGAGAACTGTCTCAAAAAATATGTGATACCAGAATGGGTGTATCGAACGTTAAAACGACCATCGACGGAATGAGATCTACAAGAGATTCGCAAATGCAAGAAATGTCTCAACTCAAAAACAAACTCAAAGAACAAAACTCCAAATTATTAGCGCTATCTCAAGAAAAGATCAAACTTGAAGctaaaaataaagtaaacaCACTAGATTCGGAGCAAACGAAGCGAGCCTTCGAAAATAAAGAAGTTACCATTAAAAATCTCAAaacaaag GTCGAGGATATGGAAGGGGAAATAGAGGGTAAAATGGCTGACATTGAAAACAACAACAGCCAATTGAAGGACCTGAAAACTGATCTGAAGAATTTATTGAACGAATGCGAACAACTTTACACAGTATACGAAGTAAAGAGAAATACGgttttagaaatgaaaaattccaataaaatcaaCGAATTAGACGCTTGGAAAACCAGTGATTCATGGGGACCCAACGTTGATGAAACTACATCGGAATGGCCGACAGATAATTGGAGTACGTCTACTGATATGTCGAATTTACCAGGGGTTGTTAAATACAGGGCGTTGTATGAATTCGTGGCGAGGAATAACGACGAAATTTCCTTTCAACCCGGAGATATTATAAAC GTGCCGAAGGAACAAACAGGAGAACCGGGATGGTTAGCTGGGGAAATCAGAGGACATACCGGTTGGTTTCCTGAAGCTTACGTCGAACCGATTGATGGTATCGGCGTAAAAGACGATTTCGGTTCGAATCAATCGGCCGGTCTCGAAGAAACTGAAGCTAAACGTTTAGA AGGGATAGCCGAAGTTCCCGAAGGATCTGATACGACTAATTCGTTCGAACCTACCCCCGGTGTTACGCAGATCGAAACCCAACCGGTTGTGGTGGATCAGAAAGTTTCTGAAGATGAAATCGAGTATTACATTGCTAATTATCCGTATCAGTCACAA GAACCAGGTGATTTAACGTTCAACGCAGGTGAAATGATAGcagtaattaaaaaagaagGCGATTGGTGGACGGGAAAACTTGGAGACGCGATCGGCATTTTCCCGAGTAATTACGTACAAAAAGTCGACGTG AATTCGACCGCCGCCGCTGCACCAACGGATACGATCGTGCAGGATCCGGCGCCTTCTCAACCGCCACCGGTGCTTTCGACGGCGGTATCCGCCGAAGCGGTAAAAACAGCTTTGGCTAGCGTCAATGCACAAGCGCAAGCCGATAACGAAGTATCACAATTAACGAACAAAACTAAAGAAGAATCTCCAGTACAGATTAATTCGCAG gtttccaaaaataaaaaaccggAAATAGCGTCGGTTATAGCGCCTTATCAATCGACCAGTCCGGAGCAATTGTCTTTAGCTAGGGGTCAGTTGATAATGATAAGGAAAAAAACCGATTCCGGTTGGTGGGAAGGGGAATTGCAGGCGAAAGGTCGGAAAAGGCAGGTCGGGTGGTTTCCGGCTAGTTACGTTAAAGTTTTGAATAGTTCCGGAAGGATAAGCGGTCGGACGACTCCGGTGTCTACTACTCGTATGCAACAGGAAGTTGTTATAG aTAAAGTGATCGCTTTGTATCCGTATACAGCTGGCAATCCTGACGAATTGACATTTGCTAAAGACGATATTATTAGTGTAACGGCTAGAGAAGAAGAGGCTTGGTGGAGGGGTGAACTTAACGGCGTTTCTGGATTGTTCCCCAGTAACTATGTCGCTCCATTACAAT CTCCCCAAGTACAGCCCGGAATAAATAAGAAACGTCGGGAATGTGTCAACGAATTTATACAAACCGAAAAAACATACATCCACGATATGTCGCTAGTCCACGAAGTTTTCGAAGAACCTCTGCGAAAATGCAAATTGATATCTCCCAAAGAAATCGATGATATTTTCGTCAATTGGCAAGATATAATCGATTGTAACAAATCTTTTTTGAGAGATTTATTAAACGCGAATAAATCTGGTAGCGATATGATCGGACATATAATTTGCAAACAC CTACCGGAAATGAAAGCTTACGTAACTTTTTGCGGTAAACAATTGGATAGTGCAGctcttttacaaaaattgacCGAAAATTCGACGGCTTTTAGGGAACaagtaaaaaaatgtcaaaataacgtaGCAACAAAAGGGATGCCTTTATcctcttttttaataaaaccaaTGCAGAGGATTACTAGGTATCCTcttctaattaataaaatattagaaaacacCCCTAAAAATCACCCAG ATTACAAAAATCTTCGacaatctttgaaaatatccgAAAGTTTTTTGAATAGCATCAACGAAAACGTCAGGTTAAAAGAAAATGAGGACAGGTTAAATTGGTTGCAACAATGTGTTCAGAACGATTTGAATTTGGTATTCGATAGCGAAACTAATAAATTGGGGCCACGTCAATTATTACATTACGgcgtttttaataaattgaagagTAACAAGGAGTTGCTCGGTTTTTTGTTCaacgatttttttatgtttgtacAGGCTACGAAAAGTTTGGGGGGCCAATTTACCTTTCAGATTAACGGAAATGTCtcctataaaatttataaacag CCAATTTTAATGCAGCATTTATTAGTAACTAGAGAAAGTggtgaaaatatggaaaacgGTACCGATTCCAATAGAATTTTGAATATACACGAcgaaaaaaatacttataagATATCGGTTCTCGTTCATTCGGTGAGCGAATGCAATTTTTggatgaaaaaaatcgaaaatgcGAAAGAAACgtgtttgaaaatgttcaatttgaatttgcaaaataaaagaaaaacac AGCTTCACCTAGGGCCATCTTGCGGACGTCTACTCGTACTCGTCCAAAAAGGGAAAAGGTTTATATCTACGG GTAAAACCCATACGGATAACATCTATTGCAAGGTGTTGTTGGGTACCCAAGAACAGGAAACAGACGTGgccaaagaaaatataaataacggTAATAACATACAAAACGGCGCCCCCCACATTCCGGCTTTGGTGTGGAATTACAGCATGCAGTTTCAACTCCGGAATATAAATCAAGAGAATCTTAGTTttgtcgtttataaacaaaatcttTTCAGTCCGGACG aatttttaGGACGAGCCGAATTGAAAATAAAGGATATTTTGAGGGATTCCCAAAATCACAACGGTCCCTTAACTAAAAAGCTCATCTTGCACCAAGTCGAATCCGGTGAAATAACCGTTAAATTAGATTTACATTTgttcgacaattttttttga